A part of Spirochaetota bacterium genomic DNA contains:
- a CDS encoding type II toxin-antitoxin system HicB family antitoxin, producing the protein MDTHYKIIIEKHPDGFIAYPIGLKGIIVGEGDSYEDALADVKSAIRFHIESFGAQAFDADFPVLEAFVAEISING; encoded by the coding sequence ATGGATACACACTACAAGATAATCATAGAGAAACATCCCGATGGATTTATCGCCTATCCGATCGGTTTAAAGGGGATCATTGTCGGAGAGGGCGATTCCTACGAAGACGCTCTTGCCGACGTTAAGTCCGCGATCAGGTTTCATATCGAATCATTTGGCGCGCAGGCTTTCGATGCCGATTTTCCCGTGCTCGAAGCGTTCGTGGCCGAAATATCCATCAATGGCTGA
- a CDS encoding PIN domain-containing protein, with protein MDLNTIIHNHRRIMIDTAPIIYFIEENPAYGPFMESMIVAATDKECVLMTSVITLVEVLTHPLRMNKLDIAEKYRTVLVDSKNIIMYPIDTLVAERAAELRARHQLKTPDALQIAVSLENNATLFITNDNHIKKVEDIEVIVLSEFL; from the coding sequence ATGGACCTGAATACCATCATTCATAACCACCGGAGAATAATGATCGACACCGCGCCGATCATTTATTTTATCGAGGAAAACCCCGCATACGGTCCGTTCATGGAAAGCATGATAGTGGCCGCGACCGATAAAGAGTGCGTTCTCATGACGTCGGTTATAACCCTTGTGGAAGTACTCACGCACCCTCTGCGCATGAACAAGCTCGATATCGCGGAGAAGTATCGCACCGTCCTTGTGGATTCTAAGAATATTATTATGTATCCCATCGATACGCTCGTTGCCGAACGCGCGGCCGAATTACGGGCACGGCATCAACTTAAAACACCCGATGCCCTCCAAATCGCGGTTTCGCTTGAAAACAACGCTACGTTGTTTATCACCAATGACAACCATATAAAAAAGGTGGAAGATATCGAGGTAATCGTGTTAAGCGAGTTTTTGTGA
- a CDS encoding fibronectin type III domain-containing protein yields MKRYPLLLTAALIITGAGGPVLSSDKITVAIVSAQSKAVETGTMESAEKAFRTVFAADEGIRLVDTAALENAAGRLVREERDPSSKLAGLLRGTGAEKVVLFTLEAHDGRHTASARVLDMASSSIEYHSGETAGSFTGAADAAAILAGRVALHLAGRLDWIAALTAGDGEQAEGVRLSWASAKPAEGERYVVYRSPRRDGDFTRIAEVAVTEFLDAGALPGMRYWYRVRGSYAQTLTDHSEAQAGHRKAALPAGLDIDRVLKQKTAAPPRYASDAEREKAARDEEMLKPLYRHPVKLNLILLVARNYIKRGDVMVLRGFDGYTADAASAAIEFTGPGEAYSVEFRSKRLFRFREKAGDELFERLLGNSLFYCVPAGERERELPDGTVVFVPRLEAIAVSMQYHKNDRNWRERTIMFDTDVKELREKMEKAGQGGTW; encoded by the coding sequence ATGAAGAGATACCCGCTCCTTCTGACAGCAGCGCTCATCATTACCGGAGCCGGCGGTCCGGTATTATCGTCCGATAAAATCACCGTAGCGATCGTCAGCGCGCAATCGAAGGCCGTCGAGACCGGCACAATGGAGAGCGCGGAGAAGGCCTTCCGCACCGTTTTCGCCGCGGATGAAGGAATAAGGCTCGTCGATACCGCGGCGCTCGAAAACGCCGCGGGGCGGCTTGTCCGCGAGGAACGCGATCCGTCTTCGAAGCTTGCGGGGCTGCTGCGCGGTACGGGCGCGGAGAAGGTCGTGCTCTTTACACTGGAAGCCCATGACGGGCGGCATACGGCCTCCGCGCGCGTACTTGACATGGCGTCTTCCTCGATCGAGTACCACAGCGGGGAGACGGCCGGCTCATTTACCGGGGCCGCCGACGCCGCGGCGATACTGGCCGGGCGCGTCGCGCTGCACCTCGCCGGGCGGCTGGACTGGATCGCGGCCCTTACGGCCGGCGACGGCGAACAGGCCGAAGGTGTGCGCCTCTCGTGGGCCTCGGCGAAACCGGCCGAAGGCGAGCGGTATGTCGTATACCGGTCGCCGCGCCGGGACGGCGATTTCACCCGTATTGCCGAGGTCGCGGTCACGGAGTTTCTGGATGCGGGCGCGCTTCCCGGCATGCGGTACTGGTATCGGGTGCGGGGCTCGTACGCGCAAACGCTTACCGATCATAGCGAGGCACAGGCCGGCCACCGGAAGGCCGCGCTGCCCGCGGGCCTGGATATCGACCGGGTGCTGAAGCAGAAAACGGCCGCGCCGCCGCGTTATGCAAGCGACGCCGAGCGCGAAAAGGCCGCTCGCGACGAGGAGATGCTGAAACCGCTGTACCGCCACCCGGTGAAACTCAACCTCATCCTGTTAGTCGCCAGAAACTATATCAAGCGGGGCGACGTGATGGTGCTGCGCGGATTCGACGGCTATACGGCAGACGCCGCCAGCGCCGCGATCGAGTTCACCGGGCCGGGCGAGGCATACAGCGTCGAATTCCGCTCGAAGCGGCTTTTCCGCTTCCGGGAGAAGGCCGGCGACGAGCTCTTCGAGCGCCTGCTCGGCAACTCGCTCTTCTACTGCGTTCCCGCCGGAGAACGCGAGAGGGAGCTGCCGGACGGCACGGTCGTGTTCGTGCCGCGCCTGGAGGCGATCGCCGTCTCGATGCAATACCACAAAAACGACCGCAACTGGCGCGAAAGGACCATCATGTTCGACACGGACGTAAAGGAATTACGGGAAAAAATGGAGAAGGCCGGACAGGGCGGCACGTGGTAA
- a CDS encoding glutamate-1-semialdehyde 2,1-aminomutase, with translation MEKSVSLYKRACELMPGGVSSPVRAFKSVGGNPLFMKKGAGAHVFDEDGNDYIDYCMSWGPLILGHADGDVVAAVVDAAHSGTSFGTPNRHEVELAEMVVARFSSIEKVRFVSSGTEAVMSAVRLARGYTGRDKIIKCDGCYHGHADHLLVAGGSGLATFGTPDSAGVTADNARDTVVVPYNDLDRLEDALKKHAGSVAAVIMEPVPCNYGLIPPYESHEYAVRDDRAAGAIGRVDRKRKNYLHAVRALCDTYSALLIFDEVITGFRLARGGAQEYFDVRADITTLGKIIGGGLPVGAYGASKEIMAKVAPDGPVYQAGTLSGNPLAMRAGIATLARLEKIDAYRLLDKKAETFRALLSPLAEKYAGKLLALQMGSIFALYFTDRRSITTVDQVRACDMKAFGRFHGEMLARGVYLSPSGYEVGFLSTAHSDEDLARTAMAMEEALGVVLR, from the coding sequence ATCGAAAAATCCGTTTCCCTGTACAAACGCGCGTGCGAACTGATGCCCGGGGGCGTGAGCTCGCCGGTGCGCGCGTTCAAATCCGTCGGCGGAAATCCGCTGTTTATGAAAAAAGGCGCGGGCGCGCACGTTTTCGACGAGGACGGCAACGACTATATCGATTACTGCATGTCGTGGGGGCCGCTCATTCTGGGCCATGCCGACGGGGATGTCGTCGCCGCCGTAGTGGACGCGGCGCACAGCGGCACCAGCTTCGGCACGCCCAACCGCCACGAAGTCGAGCTCGCGGAGATGGTCGTGGCGCGTTTTTCCTCGATAGAGAAAGTCCGTTTCGTGAGCTCGGGCACCGAGGCGGTGATGAGCGCGGTGCGGCTGGCGCGCGGATACACGGGACGCGACAAGATAATCAAGTGCGACGGCTGTTACCACGGTCACGCCGACCACCTGCTGGTTGCCGGGGGCTCGGGCCTGGCGACCTTCGGCACGCCCGACTCGGCCGGCGTGACGGCCGACAACGCGCGCGACACGGTCGTGGTGCCGTACAACGACCTCGACCGCCTGGAGGACGCGCTTAAAAAACACGCGGGCTCGGTCGCCGCGGTGATCATGGAGCCGGTCCCCTGCAATTACGGGCTCATCCCGCCGTATGAAAGCCATGAGTACGCCGTTAGGGACGACAGGGCCGCCGGTGCGATCGGGCGCGTGGACCGTAAGCGTAAAAATTACCTGCACGCGGTGCGCGCGCTCTGCGATACGTACAGCGCGCTCCTCATCTTCGACGAGGTCATAACGGGCTTCCGCCTGGCGCGCGGCGGCGCGCAGGAATACTTCGACGTGCGCGCCGACATCACCACGCTCGGCAAGATAATCGGCGGCGGGCTTCCGGTGGGTGCTTACGGCGCGTCGAAGGAGATTATGGCGAAGGTCGCCCCCGACGGGCCCGTGTACCAGGCGGGCACGCTCTCGGGCAATCCGCTCGCCATGCGCGCCGGCATCGCCACGCTCGCCAGGCTCGAAAAAATCGACGCCTACAGGCTGCTCGACAAAAAGGCCGAAACCTTCCGTGCGCTCCTCTCGCCGCTTGCCGAAAAATACGCGGGGAAACTCCTCGCGCTCCAGATGGGCTCGATCTTCGCGCTCTACTTCACCGACCGGCGCTCCATCACCACGGTCGACCAGGTGCGCGCCTGCGACATGAAGGCCTTCGGCCGCTTCCACGGCGAGATGCTCGCCCGCGGCGTGTACCTTTCGCCGTCGGGCTACGAGGTGGGTTTTCTCTCCACGGCGCATTCCGACGAGGACCTTGCGCGCACGGCCATGGCGATGGAGGAGGCGCTGGGGGTGGTGTTGCGGTGA
- a CDS encoding type II toxin-antitoxin system HicB family antitoxin — translation MRRILIVIEKAGDNYSAFAPDLPGCVATGDTVEEAEINMHQAVEMHIEGLKQDRLPIPPASAIGEYIVVPV, via the coding sequence ATGCGGAGGATTCTCATCGTTATCGAAAAAGCCGGCGACAACTACTCGGCCTTCGCTCCCGACCTCCCTGGCTGCGTTGCTACCGGAGACACCGTCGAAGAAGCCGAAATAAACATGCACCAGGCCGTTGAAATGCACATAGAGGGACTGAAACAAGACCGTCTTCCCATCCCGCCCGCCTCGGCCATTGGGGAATATATCGTCGTGCCGGTATGA
- a CDS encoding type II toxin-antitoxin system HicA family toxin, whose protein sequence is MPKFPVDASKTRVVKALRHLGFEMVREREHISMCRNNPDGSKTPLTMPNHSTIKGSTLRMICTQAGISREEFIKAFDEA, encoded by the coding sequence ATGCCAAAATTCCCCGTAGACGCTTCTAAAACCAGGGTAGTAAAGGCCCTTCGGCATCTCGGATTCGAGATGGTTCGCGAGAGGGAGCATATTTCAATGTGCAGGAACAACCCGGATGGATCAAAAACACCGCTGACGATGCCCAACCATTCCACGATTAAAGGCTCTACATTAAGAATGATTTGCACTCAGGCGGGAATTTCCCGTGAGGAATTCATAAAAGCGTTCGATGAGGCGTG
- a CDS encoding porin OmpL1, which yields MKKLYVVLLALALAVSFGTAAMAKDGLSAGIGFGAKFDPNGLGGTVLKDGLERQGSTFDVILAENALTVMDNKGMIKDLEANGAMTAMDIALNARYDFLGKLFARVGFNYNFKVMGGDTSWKYSNTSGIVAWDNGVTAVGAANAKASQVWDYAAWAIPVTIGLNLPIADGKFNAYAGVGFTYASATWSVEVKQPAGILGVMGAANATLTAGQIGALQLNPAVKEKVEFDYSGLGFNFLIGFDAEVAENISVFIELENQYVAGMSDAQKIKSASAITALGTDQIAYPVVPGGQIVRFGAKYFIGTPWM from the coding sequence ATGAAGAAATTGTATGTAGTTCTTCTGGCCCTTGCCCTTGCCGTCAGCTTCGGCACGGCCGCGATGGCGAAAGACGGCCTCAGCGCCGGTATCGGTTTCGGCGCGAAATTCGACCCGAATGGTCTTGGTGGAACTGTCCTTAAAGATGGTCTTGAGCGCCAGGGATCGACATTTGATGTTATTTTGGCCGAAAATGCTCTCACGGTTATGGATAACAAGGGAATGATTAAAGATCTCGAAGCTAACGGAGCAATGACGGCAATGGACATTGCTCTTAATGCCCGCTATGACTTCCTCGGCAAGCTCTTCGCCCGCGTTGGATTCAATTATAATTTTAAAGTCATGGGTGGTGATACATCGTGGAAGTACAGCAACACGTCTGGTATTGTTGCTTGGGACAATGGAGTAACAGCAGTTGGAGCTGCAAACGCTAAGGCTTCCCAGGTGTGGGATTATGCCGCATGGGCAATCCCTGTAACAATTGGCCTGAATCTCCCGATAGCCGATGGCAAGTTCAATGCCTATGCCGGTGTTGGCTTTACCTACGCATCAGCTACATGGAGCGTTGAAGTTAAGCAACCCGCTGGCATCCTTGGTGTGATGGGTGCAGCCAATGCAACACTTACTGCTGGCCAGATAGGTGCCTTACAGCTCAATCCCGCTGTTAAAGAGAAGGTCGAATTTGATTATTCAGGCCTTGGATTCAACTTCCTCATTGGCTTCGATGCCGAGGTCGCGGAGAATATTTCCGTATTCATCGAACTCGAAAACCAGTATGTTGCCGGAATGTCTGATGCCCAGAAGATCAAATCCGCGAGCGCCATAACTGCCCTTGGAACCGACCAGATCGCATACCCGGTCGTTCCCGGTGGCCAGATCGTTCGTTTTGGCGCGAAGTATTTTATCGGAACGCCTTGGATGTAA